One genomic window of Aliiroseovarius sp. M344 includes the following:
- a CDS encoding glycosyltransferase family 2 protein, which yields MGAWTSYRLRLKRKQCHFRALRKRRELAEVANRTDLVRPDDILAFSAIRNECIRLPYFLKYYRDLGVNHFFMVDNGSDDGGREYLADQPDVSLWTTNASYKNADFGVNWIGWLQRKYAHGHWTLVVDPDEFLVYPFCDTRPLRALTDWLDSSHVRSFGAMLLDMYPKGAISSASYLAGQNPFEIANWFDSGNYTITKNPKYGNLWIQGGPRARAFFRDNPIKAPALNKIPLVKWDKNYAYVSSTHALLPRGLNLVYDQWGGEKASGCLLHAKFLDTFGAKSAEELKRGQHYANSYEYRAYHSGTKEDTDLWCNWSEKYLNWRQLEMLGLMSKGNWA from the coding sequence TTGGGCGCTTGGACATCATACCGACTGCGGCTGAAACGCAAGCAATGTCACTTTCGGGCTTTGCGCAAGCGCCGCGAGTTGGCAGAGGTTGCAAACCGCACAGATTTGGTCAGGCCAGACGACATTCTGGCCTTCTCAGCGATCCGTAACGAATGCATCCGCCTGCCCTATTTTCTTAAGTACTACCGTGACCTTGGCGTGAACCATTTCTTCATGGTCGATAACGGGTCAGATGATGGCGGCCGCGAATACCTTGCTGACCAGCCTGATGTTTCGCTTTGGACCACAAATGCCAGCTATAAAAACGCAGATTTTGGAGTGAATTGGATTGGCTGGCTGCAACGCAAATATGCGCATGGTCACTGGACCTTGGTGGTCGATCCGGACGAATTTCTGGTTTACCCTTTCTGCGACACGCGGCCTTTGCGGGCGCTGACGGACTGGTTGGATTCATCGCATGTCCGTTCGTTTGGCGCCATGCTGCTGGATATGTACCCAAAGGGGGCGATAAGCTCTGCGTCGTATCTGGCGGGTCAAAACCCGTTCGAAATTGCTAACTGGTTTGATAGTGGCAACTATACCATCACGAAGAATCCAAAATACGGGAACCTCTGGATTCAGGGTGGGCCGCGCGCCCGCGCGTTCTTCCGCGACAACCCGATAAAAGCCCCGGCGTTGAACAAAATCCCGTTGGTCAAATGGGACAAAAACTATGCCTATGTCAGCTCAACGCACGCGCTTCTGCCGCGAGGGTTGAACTTGGTGTATGACCAATGGGGCGGAGAAAAGGCGTCAGGTTGCCTGCTGCACGCAAAGTTCCTGGACACGTTCGGCGCGAAGTCGGCCGAGGAGTTGAAGCGCGGCCAGCACTATGCAAACAGCTATGAGTATCGCGCCTATCACAGCGGGACTAAGGAAGACACGGATCTGTGGTGTAACTGGAGCGAAAAGTACCTGAACTGGCGCCAGCTTGAGATGTTGGGCCTTATGTCTAAGGGGAACTGGGCATGA
- a CDS encoding beta-1,6-N-acetylglucosaminyltransferase, with amino-acid sequence MSLGIVMLVHDALDRAEQLVRHWATHGCPVVIHVDDCVTGKDYTDFVAAMSDLDNVRFCERRHCEWGRWSLVAASQTASELMLKAFPEVRHIMLASGSCLPLRPVSEMLAYLGHRPQTDFIESVTTEDVPWTIGGLDIERFTLRFPFSWKRHRRLFDRYVEIQRRLGFKRSIPEGIVPHLGSQWWCLTRKTLSAILKDPNRLEYDRYFKRVWIPDESYYQTLARRHSNRIESRSLTLSKFDFQGKPHIFYDDHLQLLRRSDCFVARKAWRHADKLYESFLSDKHEVLTGAEPNPGKIDRIFTKAIERRTKGRSGLYMPSRFPREGYEGNVTAARYTVLEGFSELFDDFESWLSDTVSARVHGHIFAEDKVHFAGSATNFFGALSDSATLRDYNAKSFLTNLIWSTRGERQCFQFGPRDNQDVSWVMAKDPNARIYVVSGAWAVKLFHSNEDFSDIRREAARLQKIESDHLTALRSSFARARTHVWSLADFVLNPAEPLQAVVDDIGPRTATRLTSLPKMKPLQGFGQFLQDLKNQGMHPYLMGDFPAGHDLVPTTRIQRKPYLVK; translated from the coding sequence ATGAGTTTAGGGATCGTCATGCTGGTGCACGACGCACTCGATCGGGCCGAACAACTGGTGCGCCATTGGGCGACACATGGGTGCCCCGTGGTGATCCACGTTGATGATTGTGTGACGGGCAAAGACTATACCGATTTTGTGGCGGCCATGAGCGATCTGGACAATGTTCGATTTTGCGAGCGCCGACATTGTGAATGGGGAAGGTGGTCTTTGGTGGCCGCCAGCCAAACCGCATCCGAACTGATGTTGAAGGCCTTCCCGGAGGTGCGCCACATCATGCTCGCGTCGGGCAGCTGTCTGCCGTTACGTCCGGTTTCTGAGATGCTGGCGTATCTAGGCCACCGCCCTCAGACTGACTTTATTGAAAGCGTGACGACCGAAGACGTGCCGTGGACCATCGGTGGGCTGGACATCGAACGGTTCACCCTGCGTTTTCCGTTTTCGTGGAAGCGTCACCGGCGTCTATTTGACCGTTATGTCGAAATCCAGCGCCGCCTTGGTTTCAAACGCAGCATACCGGAGGGGATTGTACCGCATTTGGGAAGCCAATGGTGGTGTCTCACGCGAAAAACACTGTCGGCGATCCTGAAGGACCCAAACCGACTTGAATATGATAGATATTTCAAACGGGTCTGGATTCCTGATGAAAGCTATTATCAGACGTTGGCCCGCCGCCATTCTAACCGGATAGAAAGCCGGTCGCTGACCCTGTCGAAGTTCGATTTTCAGGGCAAGCCGCACATCTTTTATGATGATCATCTTCAATTGTTGCGTCGGTCAGATTGTTTTGTGGCGCGTAAAGCGTGGCGTCACGCCGACAAGTTGTATGAGAGCTTTCTGTCGGACAAACATGAAGTCTTGACCGGAGCAGAGCCAAACCCCGGCAAAATCGACCGCATTTTCACAAAAGCGATCGAGCGGCGGACCAAGGGCAGATCCGGCCTGTATATGCCAAGCCGGTTCCCGCGGGAAGGTTATGAAGGCAACGTGACAGCGGCTCGTTACACCGTTCTAGAAGGGTTTTCAGAGCTGTTTGATGACTTTGAAAGCTGGCTGTCGGACACGGTCAGCGCCCGCGTTCATGGACATATTTTCGCAGAGGATAAGGTCCATTTTGCAGGCAGCGCGACAAATTTTTTTGGGGCCTTGAGCGATTCAGCTACATTGCGGGATTATAATGCCAAATCTTTTCTGACCAATCTGATCTGGAGCACTCGCGGCGAGCGCCAGTGCTTTCAATTTGGGCCACGTGACAATCAGGACGTGTCTTGGGTTATGGCCAAAGACCCGAACGCGCGCATTTATGTTGTGTCTGGTGCGTGGGCTGTGAAGCTGTTTCACTCCAATGAAGATTTTTCCGATATCCGACGTGAGGCTGCGCGCCTGCAAAAGATCGAGAGCGACCACCTTACCGCGTTGCGATCCAGCTTCGCGCGCGCGCGTACGCATGTCTGGTCACTGGCGGATTTTGTGCTGAACCCGGCCGAACCTTTGCAGGCCGTCGTGGATGATATTGGTCCCCGCACCGCCACCCGCCTGACCAGCCTTCCCAAAATGAAACCCCTTCAAGGCTTTGGGCAGTTTCTGCAGGATCTGAAGAACCAAGGTATGCATCCTTATCTTATGGGTGATTTCCCGGCAGGGCATGACCTTGTCCCCACAACCCGCATTCAGCGCAAACCGTATCTGGTGAAATGA
- a CDS encoding sulfotransferase family 2 domain-containing protein, producing the protein MVTPKTEELFGVTVPMRDADPMALLECMKLETDTLPGFRFFHDHDPRVFEALIDDPRCAKIVLTRNMVEAYVSRRIAMATDQWQLSDVTDARKRQARFIPDEFEKLFYRIKSFQLKIKDRLQRSGQTAFYIDYEDAQKLGVVNGLAKYLGETTEITEFAGTYKKQNPEPLSDKVKKFELLTSTVGRIDVFDLHKLPNFEPSRPPALKTYLASDALQLVFLPIAGGPTQQLTDWMSAAGPLVRDFSQRTLRQWKRQHKTHRSFTVLRHPVARLHAAFCDLLVVREDDPNWDLKHALRENYGVALPDDAEAPWSLLAHQTAFQSFTGFIAKTLSGQTGIAVDPSWASQAETINGFAGFALPDHILREDQLPAELDHLLSQLGVSAAPQLPDAPLDAPFPLSEVYTDDIEATVRKIYQRDYLMFGFRPWGKEQ; encoded by the coding sequence ATGGTGACCCCAAAGACGGAAGAGCTGTTTGGCGTCACCGTACCGATGCGCGATGCCGATCCTATGGCACTGCTCGAATGCATGAAGTTAGAAACAGATACTCTGCCCGGCTTTCGGTTTTTCCACGATCACGATCCTCGGGTTTTTGAAGCGCTGATTGATGACCCGCGCTGCGCAAAGATTGTTCTGACACGCAACATGGTAGAAGCTTATGTATCGCGCAGAATTGCGATGGCGACCGATCAATGGCAGCTGAGCGATGTGACCGACGCGCGCAAACGACAAGCGCGTTTTATACCCGATGAGTTCGAGAAACTGTTCTATCGGATCAAGAGCTTTCAGCTGAAAATCAAAGACCGTTTGCAGCGGTCTGGTCAGACGGCGTTCTATATCGACTATGAAGATGCGCAGAAGTTGGGCGTCGTTAATGGGCTGGCAAAGTACCTGGGCGAAACAACCGAAATTACCGAATTTGCCGGCACCTATAAGAAACAGAATCCTGAACCTTTGTCCGACAAGGTCAAGAAGTTCGAGCTTCTGACCTCGACGGTTGGACGCATTGACGTTTTCGATCTGCACAAGCTGCCCAACTTTGAGCCAAGCCGCCCCCCTGCCCTGAAAACCTATCTGGCGTCAGACGCTTTGCAGTTGGTGTTTCTGCCGATTGCAGGCGGCCCGACCCAACAACTGACCGATTGGATGAGCGCCGCGGGTCCGTTGGTTCGGGACTTTTCGCAACGGACACTTCGGCAGTGGAAGCGGCAACACAAAACGCACCGCAGCTTCACGGTGCTTCGCCATCCCGTCGCGAGGTTGCACGCTGCTTTCTGCGATCTTCTGGTTGTTCGAGAGGATGACCCCAATTGGGATCTGAAACACGCGCTCCGCGAAAATTACGGTGTCGCTTTACCAGACGATGCAGAAGCGCCTTGGTCGCTGCTGGCGCACCAGACTGCCTTTCAAAGCTTCACTGGCTTCATTGCCAAGACCCTAAGTGGCCAGACAGGGATTGCTGTCGATCCCAGCTGGGCCTCGCAGGCCGAAACAATAAATGGCTTTGCCGGTTTCGCACTGCCCGACCACATCTTGCGGGAGGATCAATTGCCTGCCGAACTGGATCACCTACTTTCCCAACTCGGCGTCAGTGCGGCACCACAGCTGCCTGACGCGCCGTTAGACGCGCCATTCCCGCTGTCAGAGGTCTATACCGACGACATCGAGGCCACTGTGCGCAAAATCTATCAGCGCGACTATTTAATGTTTGGATTTCGGCCGTGGGGTAAAGAGCAATAG
- a CDS encoding PTS sugar transporter subunit IIA has product MDLSSILLPSAVKVVSTVTSKKRLFQDLGDIVMECYGINGGDAFAALQQRETLGPTGVGRGVALPHARLPGLDKVVGCFIRVEQPFDFSAVDKQPVDLVFALFAPEGSGVDHLKALALVSRTMRDASICTKLRANTDSTTLHALLTDSLSNKAA; this is encoded by the coding sequence ATGGATCTTTCGAGCATTCTCCTGCCGTCGGCCGTTAAGGTCGTATCGACAGTGACCTCCAAGAAACGCCTGTTTCAGGACCTTGGGGATATTGTGATGGAATGCTACGGCATCAACGGCGGCGACGCGTTCGCCGCCCTCCAACAACGCGAAACCCTGGGGCCCACTGGTGTGGGCCGCGGGGTGGCTTTGCCACATGCTCGCTTGCCCGGCCTAGACAAAGTTGTCGGCTGTTTCATCCGTGTTGAACAGCCGTTTGATTTTAGCGCCGTGGACAAACAACCTGTTGATTTGGTTTTTGCCCTGTTCGCACCCGAGGGATCGGGTGTGGACCACCTGAAGGCGCTGGCGCTGGTGTCGCGTACGATGCGTGACGCGTCAATTTGCACGAAACTTCGGGCCAACACGGATTCAACGACGCTTCACGCACTTCTGACGGATAGCCTGTCGAACAAAGCGGCCTGA
- the hpf gene encoding ribosome hibernation-promoting factor, HPF/YfiA family has protein sequence MQYQISGKQIDIGEALQVHVKDELSGVVQKYAERPTSAQVIFSKSAHEYVCETIVHLSTGLTAQAKGTATEIYAAFDNCADKMEKQLRRYKRRLKDHHKDRVDPVEVFGGASYILASEEGQDEADDATLQPMIIAEMETRIPSLSVGEAVMQMELAHAPVLVFRNEKTEGMNVVYRRDDGNVGWIDPQNAV, from the coding sequence ATGCAATATCAAATCAGTGGCAAGCAAATCGACATTGGTGAGGCACTTCAGGTTCATGTGAAAGATGAACTTAGTGGGGTGGTTCAAAAATATGCTGAACGGCCGACCAGCGCGCAGGTGATTTTTTCAAAAAGCGCACATGAATATGTGTGTGAAACAATAGTGCACCTGTCCACTGGGTTGACCGCACAAGCAAAAGGCACTGCGACCGAGATTTATGCGGCATTCGATAATTGCGCTGATAAAATGGAGAAGCAGCTGCGTCGCTATAAGCGCCGACTGAAAGATCACCATAAGGATCGTGTCGACCCTGTTGAAGTTTTCGGCGGAGCCTCGTATATCCTCGCCTCAGAAGAAGGTCAGGACGAAGCGGACGACGCAACACTGCAGCCCATGATCATCGCCGAAATGGAGACACGGATCCCGTCGCTCTCGGTTGGTGAAGCTGTAATGCAGATGGAACTTGCGCATGCGCCCGTCTTGGTTTTTCGCAACGAGAAAACCGAGGGGATGAATGTGGTCTACCGCCGTGATGACGGCAATGTGGGCTGGATCGACCCCCAAAACGCAGTGTAA
- the lptB gene encoding LPS export ABC transporter ATP-binding protein translates to MTDAPDLTVENGDAGLRIIGLRKSYRKKPVIREVNLELHRGEVVALLGPNGCGKTTTFYAIAGLITPEAGQVLIDGRDVTLLPMYRRAKYGIGYLPQEMSIFRGMSVEDNILAILEISTPDRHKRRERLEELLNEFSISHLRRAPALALSGGERRRVEIARLLASDPKYLLLDEPFAGVDPIAVGEIRTLVHDLKDRGIGVLITDHNVRETLEIVDRAYILHDGHVLMSGTTDEVVRDENVRRVYLGQNFSIK, encoded by the coding sequence ATGACAGATGCACCTGATCTAACGGTCGAGAACGGCGATGCCGGCTTACGCATAATTGGATTGCGCAAAAGCTATCGCAAGAAACCGGTGATCCGCGAAGTGAACCTTGAACTGCACCGTGGCGAAGTTGTTGCTCTGCTGGGTCCAAACGGCTGCGGGAAGACCACGACATTCTACGCCATCGCTGGATTGATCACCCCGGAAGCTGGGCAGGTTTTGATAGATGGGCGCGATGTAACGCTGCTGCCGATGTATCGCCGAGCGAAATACGGTATCGGCTATCTGCCGCAGGAAATGTCGATTTTCCGTGGCATGTCAGTCGAAGATAACATTCTGGCCATTCTGGAAATTTCCACCCCCGACCGCCACAAACGTCGCGAACGGCTGGAAGAGCTGCTGAACGAGTTTTCGATCAGCCACTTGCGACGCGCGCCAGCGCTGGCGCTGTCGGGTGGTGAACGTCGCCGAGTCGAAATCGCCCGTCTTTTGGCGTCAGACCCAAAATACTTGCTGCTTGACGAGCCCTTCGCCGGGGTGGATCCAATTGCTGTTGGTGAAATCAGAACTCTGGTGCATGACTTGAAAGATCGTGGCATCGGTGTGCTGATCACGGATCACAACGTGCGCGAAACGCTCGAGATTGTGGACCGCGCCTATATCCTGCATGACGGGCATGTTTTGATGAGCGGCACAACCGACGAAGTTGTGCGCGATGAAAACGTCCGCCGGGTCTATCTGGGGCAGAATTTCTCGATCAAATAG
- a CDS encoding LptA/OstA family protein yields MNCARIAACLLALSLPIVAHAQAQVAFGGLKHDSTLPVEIAADQLNVDQADGSATFIGNVQIGQGSMRLSAGKVRVEYSTGSGATGEISRLLASEGVTLVNGAEAAESREAVYTISSGVIVMTGGVILTQGQNALSSEKLTVNLQSGTGTMDGRVKSIIQTGAD; encoded by the coding sequence ATGAACTGCGCGCGTATCGCAGCCTGCTTGCTGGCGCTAAGCCTGCCGATCGTGGCACATGCTCAGGCCCAGGTTGCCTTTGGCGGTCTGAAACATGACAGCACCCTTCCAGTGGAAATCGCAGCCGATCAGCTGAATGTTGATCAGGCTGACGGGTCGGCCACGTTTATCGGCAATGTTCAGATCGGTCAGGGCAGCATGCGCTTGTCGGCGGGCAAGGTTAGGGTCGAATACTCGACCGGGTCGGGCGCGACGGGCGAGATTTCGCGCCTGCTGGCATCCGAGGGTGTAACGCTGGTCAATGGCGCTGAAGCAGCGGAATCGCGCGAAGCGGTCTACACTATCTCAAGCGGTGTGATTGTGATGACAGGAGGCGTGATCCTGACACAGGGACAGAACGCGCTGTCATCTGAAAAATTGACCGTCAACCTTCAGTCGGGCACTGGAACGATGGATGGGCGTGTGAAGTCGATTATCCAGACGGGCGCAGACTGA
- the lptC gene encoding LPS export ABC transporter periplasmic protein LptC: protein MDRSDNSYSRFISWLKVLLPVSALALLSTMFLVSKSVDPTTSLTYARVNLEELTGDQRIDSPRFSSVTEDGAAITFSAKSAVPDPNQTNVFTAEVLSARIETPDGGAVDIDAAKALIDGTSNIVDLSGGVTLVTSTNYEIATKGLTTAMDTTFAKSSGPVEARGPMGHIFAGRAELTRQGNDNTTYLLVFKEGVKLIYEPQTEGEEK from the coding sequence ATGGACCGCTCAGACAACAGTTATTCGCGCTTTATCTCATGGTTGAAGGTTCTTCTGCCTGTCAGTGCGCTTGCGCTTTTGTCCACGATGTTTCTGGTTTCGAAGTCCGTAGATCCAACCACCTCATTGACCTATGCCCGTGTCAATTTGGAGGAGCTGACCGGCGACCAGCGCATCGACAGTCCGCGGTTTTCCAGCGTGACCGAAGATGGCGCGGCCATTACTTTTTCAGCAAAAAGTGCTGTGCCGGATCCAAACCAAACAAATGTCTTCACGGCGGAAGTGCTGTCCGCCCGGATCGAAACACCAGACGGGGGCGCCGTCGACATTGATGCAGCCAAAGCATTGATAGACGGGACGTCGAATATTGTTGATCTGTCCGGCGGGGTCACGCTGGTCACCTCGACCAACTATGAGATCGCAACAAAGGGTTTGACCACCGCGATGGACACAACCTTTGCCAAAAGCAGCGGCCCCGTCGAAGCGAGAGGCCCAATGGGCCACATCTTCGCGGGGCGGGCAGAACTGACGCGGCAGGGGAATGACAACACCACCTATCTTCTTGTTTTCAAAGAAGGTGTAAAACTGATATATGAGCCCCAGACAGAGGGGGAAGAGAAGTGA
- a CDS encoding ribonuclease D codes for MANHLYKRDLPDGLDLGPIVAIDCETMGLNPHRDRLCVVQLSSGDGNAHLVQVEKGQTSAPNLERLLTDPDVLKLFHFGRFDIAAMLNAFGVVTAPVYCTKIASKLIRTYTDRHGLKNLLEQLLKIDISKQQQMSDWGAEELTAAQLDYAASDVLYLHRLRDDLNQRLDREGRTEMAQACFDFLPMRAQLDLAGWPEIDIFSH; via the coding sequence ATGGCCAACCATCTTTACAAGCGCGACTTACCTGATGGGCTGGACCTTGGTCCCATCGTAGCAATCGACTGCGAAACGATGGGGTTAAATCCACACCGTGACCGCCTATGCGTTGTTCAGCTGTCGTCAGGCGACGGCAATGCTCATCTTGTACAGGTTGAGAAGGGTCAAACCAGCGCGCCCAATCTTGAGCGGTTGCTGACCGACCCAGACGTGCTGAAGCTTTTTCACTTCGGACGTTTTGATATCGCTGCAATGCTGAACGCATTTGGCGTCGTTACCGCGCCAGTCTATTGCACCAAAATCGCGTCCAAACTGATCCGCACTTACACTGATCGGCACGGGTTAAAAAACTTGCTGGAGCAACTCCTGAAGATCGACATCTCAAAGCAGCAACAGATGAGCGATTGGGGCGCAGAAGAGCTGACCGCTGCGCAGTTGGACTATGCTGCGTCTGACGTTCTTTACCTGCACCGCCTGCGGGACGATTTGAACCAGCGGCTGGATCGGGAGGGCCGAACCGAAATGGCACAGGCCTGTTTTGACTTTCTGCCGATGCGCGCCCAGCTTGATCTGGCGGGCTGGCCCGAGATTGACATTTTCAGCCACTAA
- a CDS encoding dimethyl sulfoxide reductase anchor subunit family protein: MHPAPSVIIFTTLSGLGFGLFFWLGLGFPEVIRSTLFAFFVIAYALSCTGLIASTFHLGNKMNAIYAFSQWRTSWLSREGIAAVVTLILFAIVAALRIFLGAEMSISGALGSFFALVTVFTTSMIYGQLKTIRRWNQPLTPVLFLLHALGGGALLAGEVKIAGWLLLALTIVFLASWKIGDQRAASRGTTGDATGLAHLGDVRMLESGHTARNYVMDEMVYRVARKHAEKLRIIAVVLAGALPAAILLLTSPGHVTAFFALALHLVGVVVGRWLFFAEAEHVVGLYHGH; encoded by the coding sequence ATGCATCCTGCACCCAGTGTTATTATTTTCACCACGCTGTCGGGGCTTGGTTTCGGGCTGTTTTTCTGGCTGGGCCTTGGCTTTCCAGAGGTCATCAGATCAACCTTGTTCGCATTCTTTGTGATCGCCTATGCGCTGTCATGCACAGGGTTGATCGCGTCAACGTTTCACCTTGGGAACAAAATGAACGCGATCTATGCGTTCAGCCAATGGCGTACCAGCTGGCTAAGTCGGGAAGGTATTGCTGCGGTGGTCACATTGATCCTGTTTGCGATTGTTGCCGCGCTGCGTATTTTCCTTGGTGCAGAAATGTCGATTTCTGGTGCATTAGGCTCTTTCTTTGCTCTGGTGACCGTGTTCACAACCTCGATGATCTATGGCCAGTTGAAGACCATACGTCGCTGGAACCAACCGCTCACGCCAGTCTTGTTTTTGCTGCACGCGCTGGGCGGAGGCGCGCTTCTGGCAGGCGAGGTCAAGATTGCGGGTTGGCTTCTTCTGGCCCTGACGATTGTGTTTCTGGCGTCGTGGAAAATCGGTGATCAGCGGGCTGCTTCACGAGGCACCACAGGCGACGCGACCGGCCTTGCCCATCTGGGCGATGTTCGGATGCTGGAAAGCGGCCACACCGCACGCAATTATGTGATGGACGAGATGGTTTACCGGGTCGCGCGCAAACATGCTGAGAAGCTGAGGATCATCGCAGTCGTGCTTGCCGGCGCGTTGCCTGCTGCCATCCTGCTTCTGACCTCTCCTGGGCACGTCACGGCGTTCTTCGCTTTGGCGCTTCACCTTGTGGGCGTCGTCGTTGGGCGTTGGCTGTTTTTCGCTGAGGCTGAACATGTCGTTGGTCTGTATCACGGACATTGA
- a CDS encoding 4Fe-4S dicluster domain-containing protein, which produces MTALPEKTNKKLGLVIDLDTCVGCQGCVTACKGWNTQNYGAPLSDTDPYGADPGGAFLNRVFSYEAQAEGKAAQTVHMPRSCLHCDDAPCVTVCPTGASYKREEDGIVLVNEDRCIGCGLCAWACPYGARELDRDAGVMKKCTLCVDRIYNENLPEEDRVPACVRTCPSGARHFGDFSDPDSDVSKLVAERGGYDLMPDLGTKPTNKYLPPCPKDTLNTQPLDVVADEAKGFLGWLDKALEKL; this is translated from the coding sequence ATGACTGCACTTCCTGAAAAGACCAACAAAAAGCTGGGGCTGGTCATTGATCTGGACACCTGTGTCGGCTGCCAAGGTTGCGTGACGGCTTGTAAGGGCTGGAACACGCAGAACTATGGTGCGCCGCTGTCTGACACCGATCCCTATGGGGCGGATCCGGGCGGCGCGTTCCTGAACCGTGTCTTCTCGTACGAGGCGCAGGCAGAAGGCAAAGCAGCGCAAACCGTTCACATGCCAAGGTCCTGCCTGCACTGTGATGACGCGCCTTGCGTCACGGTTTGCCCGACTGGCGCGAGCTATAAGCGTGAAGAAGACGGCATCGTTCTGGTGAACGAGGATCGCTGTATCGGGTGCGGCCTGTGCGCCTGGGCTTGTCCTTACGGCGCGCGTGAATTGGACCGCGACGCCGGCGTGATGAAGAAATGCACTCTTTGCGTAGATCGCATTTACAACGAAAACTTGCCGGAAGAGGACCGCGTGCCAGCCTGCGTGCGCACCTGTCCGTCCGGTGCGCGCCACTTTGGTGACTTCAGTGACCCGGACAGCGACGTCTCGAAGCTTGTCGCCGAACGCGGCGGGTATGACCTGATGCCTGATCTGGGGACCAAACCCACCAACAAATACTTGCCGCCGTGCCCCAAAGATACATTGAACACACAGCCGCTTGACGTGGTGGCAGACGAGGCTAAGGGGTTCCTTGGTTGGCTCGATAAAGCGCTTGAGAAGCTCTGA